A genome region from Brachymonas denitrificans includes the following:
- the gltX gene encoding glutamate--tRNA ligase: protein MSQVRTRFAPSPTGFIHLGNIRSALYPWAFARAKQGDFILRIEDTDVARSTQEAVDVILEGMEWLGLTPDEGPFYQMQRMDRYKEVLAQLQASGHVYPCYMSMEELDALRERQTANKEKPRYDGTWRPEEGKVLPPVPEGVQPVLRFKTPKQGVVGWDDKCKGRIEFQNAELDDLVIARPDGTPTYNFCVCVDDMDMQITHVIRGDDHVNNTPRQIHIFEALGAQVPVFAHLPTVLNEQGEKMSKRNGAKAVTQYRDEGYLPDAMVNYLARLGWSHGDDEIFSRAQFLEWFDLDHLGRSAGQFDEAKLRWVNAQHLKAMDDARLAELVRPFLIQKGIAADLLDDGRLPAMCGLLKDRCDTLVALADWIERFHVSVEASEEDKAKHLTEAVRPAIAALATQLESCEWTQQAISAAIKQILADFGLKMPHLAMPVRVLVMGTPQTPSLDAVLTLQQRKKVLRDLQKV, encoded by the coding sequence ATGAGTCAAGTCCGTACCCGTTTTGCTCCCTCGCCCACCGGTTTCATCCACCTGGGCAACATCCGCTCCGCCCTCTATCCCTGGGCTTTCGCCCGCGCCAAGCAGGGCGATTTCATCCTGCGCATCGAGGACACGGACGTGGCCCGCTCCACGCAGGAGGCCGTCGACGTGATTCTGGAAGGCATGGAGTGGCTGGGCCTGACGCCTGACGAAGGCCCGTTCTACCAGATGCAGCGCATGGACCGCTACAAGGAAGTACTGGCGCAACTGCAGGCTTCCGGCCATGTCTACCCCTGCTACATGAGCATGGAAGAGCTGGACGCTCTGCGCGAGCGCCAGACAGCCAACAAGGAAAAGCCCCGCTACGACGGCACCTGGCGCCCCGAGGAGGGCAAGGTGCTGCCGCCCGTGCCCGAAGGCGTGCAGCCGGTGTTGCGCTTCAAAACGCCGAAACAGGGCGTGGTCGGCTGGGACGACAAGTGCAAGGGCCGCATCGAATTCCAGAACGCCGAGCTCGACGACCTGGTGATCGCGCGCCCGGACGGCACGCCCACCTACAACTTCTGCGTCTGCGTGGACGACATGGACATGCAGATCACCCACGTGATCCGCGGTGACGACCACGTGAATAACACGCCACGCCAGATCCACATCTTCGAGGCCCTGGGCGCCCAGGTGCCGGTGTTTGCCCACCTGCCTACCGTGCTGAACGAGCAGGGCGAGAAGATGAGCAAGCGCAACGGCGCCAAGGCCGTGACGCAGTACCGCGATGAAGGCTACCTGCCCGACGCCATGGTCAACTATCTGGCTCGCCTGGGCTGGAGCCACGGCGATGACGAGATCTTCTCGCGCGCGCAATTCCTGGAATGGTTCGACCTGGACCACCTGGGCCGCAGCGCCGGCCAGTTCGACGAAGCCAAGCTGCGCTGGGTGAACGCCCAGCACCTCAAGGCCATGGACGATGCGCGTCTGGCCGAGCTGGTGCGTCCCTTTCTGATCCAGAAGGGCATTGCTGCGGACCTGCTGGATGATGGCCGCCTTCCCGCCATGTGCGGTCTGCTCAAGGACCGCTGCGATACGCTGGTGGCGCTGGCGGACTGGATCGAGCGTTTCCATGTTTCCGTGGAGGCCTCGGAAGAAGACAAGGCCAAGCACCTGACGGAGGCTGTTCGTCCGGCCATTGCAGCACTGGCGACGCAGCTGGAAAGCTGTGAATGGACGCAGCAAGCAATTTCTGCAGCCATCAAGCAGATTCTGGCTGATTTTGGGCTTAAAATGCCGCACTTGGCCATGCCGGTGCGCGTGTTGGTCATGGGGACTCCCCAGACGCCTTCCCTCGACGCCGTGCTGACATTGCAACAACGCAAAAAAGTTTTGCGGGACTTGCAAAAAGTCTGA
- a CDS encoding GspH/FimT family protein: protein MKNQLSQPTQRGFTLTELLASLGILALASTLAVPAYQDWQSRLALQEASAGFIAAAHAARSHALATGHNTMVQAPESNWNNGWRVFADADGNGQWDPDRDTLLQERNTGSQGVAISAPATATGNANTLKDGYLLFNGQGFARNREGSLANGTLEFRLRDRLRAVVFYRTGRIRTCDDDACR from the coding sequence ATGAAAAACCAGCTCTCCCAGCCCACACAGCGCGGCTTTACCCTGACCGAACTGTTGGCCAGCCTCGGCATTCTGGCACTGGCCAGCACGCTGGCGGTCCCCGCCTACCAGGACTGGCAATCGAGGCTGGCCCTGCAGGAAGCCAGCGCCGGCTTCATCGCCGCTGCCCATGCCGCGCGCAGCCATGCGCTGGCGACAGGTCACAATACCATGGTGCAGGCGCCCGAAAGCAACTGGAACAACGGATGGCGCGTGTTTGCGGATGCCGATGGCAACGGTCAATGGGATCCCGACCGGGATACGCTGCTGCAGGAGCGCAACACCGGCTCGCAAGGCGTTGCAATTTCTGCCCCGGCCACGGCGACCGGAAATGCCAACACACTCAAGGACGGCTACCTGCTCTTCAATGGGCAGGGGTTTGCACGCAATCGAGAAGGCTCCCTCGCCAACGGCACGCTGGAATTTCGTCTGCGTGACCGGCTGCGTGCCGTGGTGTTCTACCGCACAGGCAGAATCCGCACCTGTGATGACGACGCGTGTCGCTGA
- a CDS encoding type IV pilin protein, translating into MRGFTLLETLLVLTLVGILASLAYPSYARHLRQGERQTIQTALQEQLLQQEQYRAQHQRYATFTAGEPGELPFAADTGRAEGRYLLGARACKDEDGNAVPLSDCVVAFAQPVATGSTRPSYGMDAMGKRYCPDEENSSNCWNQP; encoded by the coding sequence TTGCGCGGCTTCACGCTGCTCGAAACCCTGCTGGTCCTGACACTGGTCGGCATTCTTGCCAGCCTCGCCTACCCCTCGTATGCCCGCCATCTGCGCCAGGGCGAACGCCAGACGATCCAGACCGCGCTGCAGGAACAGCTGCTGCAACAGGAGCAGTACCGCGCACAACACCAGCGCTATGCCACATTTACCGCGGGCGAACCGGGAGAGCTGCCATTTGCCGCCGACACCGGCCGCGCAGAAGGCCGTTACCTGCTGGGCGCCCGCGCCTGCAAGGACGAGGATGGCAATGCTGTGCCTCTTTCCGATTGTGTGGTGGCATTCGCCCAGCCAGTTGCAACTGGCTCGACACGGCCGTCCTATGGCATGGACGCTATGGGAAAACGATATTGTCCTGATGAGGAAAATTCCTCTAATTGCTGGAATCAACCATGA
- a CDS encoding PilX N-terminal domain-containing pilus assembly protein has translation MHDQTAPGIRSSAARRTSRQDVGFTLIPTLILLLAVALIGSATTQWVLLSARSLTSDRQHQIAYQAARAALDDAMHDMLNTSTSPSERSALFRGTSSALLWPEEGCGSGPFQGLCAPDAAQALLAGAATLTGAFAAPASAHDWQAPETSVPFGHFTGARYPMGPGMQSAAPPRYRIERLQAPAAAQSTVSTTLYRVTALGFGPLPARIPVLLQAELTATPPPAESPASSMQLREIAFRQLPPPQLDAND, from the coding sequence ATGCACGACCAGACGGCACCCGGTATCCGTTCATCTGCTGCTAGGCGCACTTCCCGGCAAGATGTCGGCTTCACCCTGATTCCCACCCTGATCCTCCTGCTGGCAGTCGCACTGATAGGCAGCGCGACAACGCAATGGGTGCTGCTCTCGGCCCGCTCTCTCACCAGTGACCGCCAGCACCAGATCGCGTACCAGGCTGCCCGTGCCGCTCTCGACGACGCCATGCACGACATGCTGAATACCTCGACATCGCCTTCGGAACGCAGCGCGCTATTCCGCGGAACATCCTCTGCCTTGCTCTGGCCAGAGGAAGGATGTGGCAGTGGCCCCTTTCAGGGGCTGTGCGCGCCGGATGCTGCACAAGCCCTGCTCGCGGGTGCTGCCACCCTGACAGGAGCGTTTGCCGCTCCTGCCAGTGCACACGACTGGCAAGCCCCGGAAACCAGCGTCCCGTTCGGCCACTTCACCGGCGCCCGCTATCCCATGGGGCCGGGAATGCAATCGGCTGCACCGCCCCGCTACCGCATCGAGCGCCTGCAAGCCCCGGCTGCAGCACAAAGCACCGTCTCCACCACTCTTTACCGCGTGACGGCATTGGGTTTCGGCCCGTTGCCTGCACGCATCCCGGTCCTGCTGCAAGCGGAACTGACAGCCACGCCACCACCAGCAGAATCGCCGGCTTCGTCCATGCAGCTGCGAGAAATCGCCTTCCGCCAACTCCCTCCCCCACAACTCGATGCCAATGACTGA
- a CDS encoding PilW family protein — protein MKSMRRPAPGFTLIELLVALALGLTVIALASSGLLLARQGMQLVDQSTQLQDRERLARDVITRTLRQASRGSATSAQERVVFGWDNAVYRKPEHPDFATVANIRNGNRPTRCGSVRDSSCVNGSDIVLVQSAGGAGAAHCGGGTASTSFIQILYVARDSHSAEPGLSCAYRSTNDWVSVPLMEGVESLQFLYGLQTQDARFSHVTQWQHAGELEVAGDAEATRANWQRVRAVRIALVLRSTQGVAARGPASLHPFGSAYAELASTDAGATLTVVPDKRLRRTVQWTVHLPATGSR, from the coding sequence ATGAAGTCGATGCGCCGACCGGCTCCCGGCTTTACCCTGATCGAGCTGCTGGTCGCCCTCGCACTCGGCCTTACCGTGATCGCGCTGGCCAGTTCCGGCCTGCTGCTCGCACGTCAGGGCATGCAGCTGGTGGATCAGTCCACCCAGCTTCAAGACCGCGAGCGGCTGGCTCGAGATGTCATCACGCGCACGCTGCGCCAGGCAAGCCGGGGAAGCGCCACCTCCGCGCAGGAGCGGGTCGTGTTCGGCTGGGACAATGCTGTTTACCGCAAGCCCGAACATCCGGACTTCGCCACGGTGGCCAACATCCGCAATGGCAACCGGCCCACCCGTTGCGGATCGGTGCGTGACAGCAGTTGCGTCAACGGCAGCGATATCGTGCTGGTACAGTCCGCGGGCGGAGCAGGCGCTGCGCATTGTGGCGGGGGAACGGCATCTACATCCTTCATCCAGATTCTGTATGTCGCCCGCGACAGCCACTCTGCGGAGCCTGGCCTGTCATGCGCTTACCGCAGCACCAACGACTGGGTGTCCGTACCCCTGATGGAAGGCGTGGAAAGCCTGCAATTTCTCTACGGCTTGCAGACCCAGGACGCGCGATTCAGCCATGTCACGCAGTGGCAGCATGCCGGGGAGCTGGAGGTGGCCGGCGATGCCGAGGCCACGCGGGCGAACTGGCAGCGCGTCCGGGCCGTGCGCATCGCTCTGGTACTGCGCAGCACGCAGGGCGTGGCCGCCCGCGGGCCAGCTTCCTTGCATCCCTTCGGATCTGCCTATGCAGAGCTTGCCTCCACCGACGCCGGAGCAACCCTCACTGTAGTGCCCGACAAGCGCCTGCGTCGCACGGTGCAGTGGACCGTGCATCTGCCTGCAACCGGGAGCCGCTGA
- the pilV gene encoding type IV pilus modification protein PilV, producing MHLRIPVHRRHPRHPRHHRGFSLIEVLVTLVLLGVGLLGAQQMHATALRQHRDTQQQARADQLAADLAERIRANPAIARLPGSPYLLDMRAGAAPSLPSPDCITAPCETPEQAAAYDLADWQQQVAQALPGARIQVCANANPVDAQGETNWACTSSSAQPARTLVIKLGWSKRPGEEPVQPRTVLVASTGAPSP from the coding sequence ATGCATCTGCGCATCCCCGTTCACCGCCGTCATCCCCGTCATCCCCGTCATCATCGAGGCTTCAGCCTGATCGAAGTGCTGGTCACATTGGTGTTGCTCGGCGTCGGCCTGCTGGGTGCGCAGCAGATGCACGCCACTGCGCTGCGTCAGCATCGCGACACGCAGCAGCAGGCGCGTGCCGATCAGCTCGCCGCCGATCTGGCCGAACGCATCCGCGCCAATCCTGCCATCGCTCGCTTGCCGGGGAGCCCCTATCTGCTGGACATGCGCGCGGGCGCAGCGCCTTCGCTGCCCTCGCCGGACTGCATCACCGCACCCTGCGAAACGCCCGAGCAGGCGGCAGCCTACGACCTGGCCGACTGGCAGCAGCAGGTCGCGCAGGCCTTGCCAGGCGCACGGATCCAGGTCTGTGCCAATGCAAACCCAGTGGATGCACAAGGGGAAACCAACTGGGCCTGTACCAGCTCCAGCGCTCAACCCGCACGCACTCTGGTCATCAAGCTGGGCTGGAGCAAACGCCCAGGCGAAGAGCCCGTGCAACCACGCACCGTGCTGGTGGCAAGCACCGGGGCACCTTCGCCATGA
- a CDS encoding methylated-DNA--[protein]-cysteine S-methyltransferase, giving the protein MPAVPYRRLLQARSVYSSPLGPLHVGATAEGLAGAWFEPQKYFSVDELDGVPVAPEHPVLKQAALALDRYFAGKELQNPPLTFVEGSPFQQRVWHALVGIPQGHTSTYGALANALGCPGGARAIGMAVSRNPVSLFVPCHRVVGAGQQLTGYAGGLDRKIALLELEHALVPEPEQDLFPQ; this is encoded by the coding sequence ATGCCTGCCGTTCCCTACCGTCGCCTGCTGCAAGCGCGCAGTGTGTACTCTTCTCCCCTGGGTCCGCTCCACGTGGGCGCGACCGCGGAGGGGCTCGCCGGCGCCTGGTTCGAGCCGCAGAAATACTTCTCCGTGGACGAGCTGGACGGCGTCCCCGTCGCTCCGGAACATCCGGTACTCAAACAGGCCGCCCTGGCGCTGGACCGCTACTTCGCCGGCAAAGAATTGCAGAATCCACCGCTCACCTTCGTGGAAGGCAGCCCATTCCAGCAACGAGTGTGGCATGCCCTGGTCGGCATCCCGCAAGGCCACACGAGTACTTACGGCGCGCTGGCCAATGCCCTTGGCTGCCCTGGCGGCGCCCGGGCCATCGGCATGGCTGTGTCGCGCAACCCGGTCAGCCTGTTCGTGCCCTGCCACCGGGTGGTCGGTGCGGGGCAGCAGCTGACAGGCTACGCCGGCGGACTGGATCGCAAGATTGCCCTGCTGGAACTGGAGCATGCGCTGGTACCCGAGCCGGAGCAAGATTTGTTTCCGCAGTAA
- a CDS encoding phosphomannomutase/phosphoglucomutase, translating into MQVAASIFKAYDIRGVVPTTVTADVARAIGRAFGTRARAQGSQTVAVGRDGRLSGPELAQALIAGLMDVGVQVIDVGMVTTPMLYFAAHTLCDSGIQVTGSHNPKDHNGFKMVLAGKAIYGEEIQGLREVIEQESWVLAEGGSVRQEDVFPAYGDKITSSVQLARPMKIVVDSGNGVAGATAPAVFRALGCEVSELYSEVDGDFPNHHPDPSKLENLEDVKRALRDTDVELGLAFDGDGDRLGIVTKDGNVIYPDRQMMLFAQDVLQRVPGGTIVFDVKCSQRLAPAIAAAGGVPLMYKTGHSLVKAKMKEVDSPLGGEMSGHIFFKERWFGFDDGTYAGARLLEILSRQADPSAVLNALPTSHSTPEINVACAEGEPHRLAAELLPLAQQAFAGQAQVNGIDGVRVDWEDGFGLIRASNTTPVLVLRFEGHTPEALERIQHAMLELLRRVKPDAVLGAAAH; encoded by the coding sequence ATGCAAGTAGCCGCTTCGATCTTCAAGGCTTATGACATTCGCGGCGTGGTGCCGACTACCGTAACTGCCGATGTGGCGCGCGCTATTGGCCGGGCTTTCGGTACCCGTGCGCGCGCCCAGGGCAGCCAGACGGTGGCCGTGGGCCGTGATGGCCGCCTGAGCGGGCCGGAACTGGCACAGGCGCTGATCGCCGGCCTGATGGATGTGGGCGTGCAGGTGATCGACGTGGGCATGGTGACCACGCCCATGCTGTATTTCGCGGCGCACACCCTGTGCGACAGCGGCATCCAGGTAACGGGCAGCCACAACCCCAAGGACCACAACGGTTTCAAGATGGTGCTGGCTGGCAAGGCCATCTATGGCGAGGAAATCCAGGGCCTGCGCGAGGTCATCGAGCAGGAAAGCTGGGTGCTGGCCGAAGGTGGCAGCGTGCGCCAGGAGGATGTGTTCCCCGCCTACGGCGACAAGATCACGAGCAGCGTGCAGCTGGCGCGCCCGATGAAGATCGTGGTGGACAGCGGCAATGGCGTCGCCGGCGCGACGGCTCCTGCGGTGTTCCGTGCGCTGGGCTGCGAGGTGAGCGAGCTGTACAGCGAAGTCGATGGCGATTTTCCGAACCACCATCCCGATCCCAGCAAGCTGGAAAACCTCGAGGACGTGAAGCGCGCGCTGCGCGACACCGATGTCGAGCTCGGCCTGGCCTTTGATGGCGATGGCGACCGTCTGGGCATCGTCACCAAAGATGGCAATGTGATCTACCCGGACCGCCAGATGATGCTGTTTGCACAGGACGTGCTGCAGCGCGTGCCCGGCGGCACCATTGTGTTCGACGTGAAGTGCTCGCAACGCCTGGCACCCGCCATTGCGGCGGCAGGTGGCGTGCCGCTGATGTACAAGACCGGGCATTCGCTGGTCAAGGCCAAGATGAAAGAAGTCGATTCGCCGCTGGGTGGCGAAATGAGTGGCCACATCTTCTTCAAGGAGCGCTGGTTCGGCTTTGACGACGGCACCTATGCGGGAGCGCGCCTGCTGGAAATCCTGAGCCGCCAAGCGGATCCTTCGGCCGTGCTCAATGCGCTGCCTACCAGCCACTCCACGCCCGAGATCAATGTGGCCTGCGCCGAAGGCGAGCCGCACCGTCTGGCGGCCGAACTGTTGCCGCTGGCGCAGCAGGCATTTGCCGGTCAGGCGCAGGTCAACGGCATTGATGGCGTGCGGGTGGACTGGGAGGACGGCTTCGGCCTGATTCGTGCCTCCAACACCACGCCGGTGCTGGTGCTGCGCTTCGAAGGCCATACGCCCGAGGCGCTGGAGCGTATCCAGCATGCCATGCTGGAACTGCTGCGCCGCGTGAAGCCGGATGCGGTGCTGGGGGCTGCGGCGCACTGA
- a CDS encoding 3-deoxy-D-manno-octulosonic acid transferase has protein sequence MLLSLYRVAMALGRPLLLRKLRRRGEQEPLYLHAVHQRFAEYTDEEVQAARAHAGEWVWLHAVSLGETRASAVLIEALRAAMPGMRLLLTNGTATGWQEGEKLLQPGDMHVWLPWDSRAATRRFVETFRPRLGLLMETEIWPEMLAACDAAGIPVVLANARMSEKTLRQSLRFESLARKIYGLLRVAYAQTADDAERLLQLGVRDIRVTGNLKFDARPDPQQLELGHQLRAARDDALRSAGQAATPVVMLASSREGEERLWIEALAGLPQQQRTAVQWLLVPRHPQRFDEVAAMLEQAGWNVSRRSAWGIHAGAANELHVASAQDGGAPAVWLGDSMGEMVFYYALADLTLMGGSFEPLGGQNLIEACACGCPVLLGPHTFNFAEASEQAIGVGAALRCGDMADAVQTALGLVGAGASVHGVEVPAVGAEASAIGADQAAASGNKLSAMRSAALLFSQQHQGAAQRIVQDIHALGWLSTRR, from the coding sequence ATGCTGCTTTCTCTTTATCGCGTCGCCATGGCCCTGGGCCGTCCGTTGCTGCTGCGCAAGCTGCGCCGGCGCGGAGAGCAGGAGCCCCTGTATTTGCATGCCGTGCACCAGCGCTTTGCCGAGTACACGGATGAGGAAGTACAGGCTGCGCGGGCACATGCGGGCGAATGGGTCTGGCTGCATGCCGTGTCGCTGGGTGAAACCCGGGCTTCTGCGGTGTTGATCGAGGCCCTGCGCGCCGCCATGCCGGGCATGCGCCTGCTGCTGACCAACGGTACGGCGACCGGCTGGCAGGAAGGGGAGAAGCTGCTGCAGCCTGGTGACATGCATGTGTGGCTGCCGTGGGACAGCCGCGCCGCCACGCGACGCTTTGTCGAAACCTTCCGTCCCCGCCTTGGCCTGCTGATGGAAACGGAAATCTGGCCGGAAATGCTCGCAGCCTGTGATGCGGCGGGCATTCCCGTGGTGCTGGCCAATGCCCGCATGAGCGAGAAGACCTTGCGCCAGTCGCTGCGTTTCGAGTCACTCGCCCGGAAAATCTACGGCCTGTTGCGCGTGGCCTATGCGCAAACCGCCGACGATGCGGAACGCCTGCTGCAGTTGGGGGTGCGCGACATTCGCGTCACTGGCAATCTCAAGTTCGATGCCCGGCCTGATCCGCAGCAACTGGAGCTGGGACACCAGCTGCGTGCCGCGCGGGACGACGCCTTGCGGTCTGCTGGGCAGGCCGCGACGCCGGTCGTGATGCTGGCCAGCAGCCGGGAGGGTGAGGAAAGGCTCTGGATCGAGGCCTTGGCGGGATTGCCGCAGCAGCAGCGGACAGCCGTGCAGTGGCTGCTGGTGCCACGCCACCCGCAACGCTTCGATGAGGTGGCGGCGATGCTGGAGCAAGCCGGCTGGAATGTGAGCAGACGCAGCGCGTGGGGTATTCATGCGGGCGCAGCGAATGAACTGCATGTGGCTTCGGCTCAAGATGGAGGCGCTCCTGCCGTCTGGCTCGGCGACAGCATGGGCGAGATGGTGTTCTATTACGCGCTGGCCGATCTCACGCTGATGGGTGGCAGTTTCGAGCCTTTGGGTGGCCAGAACCTGATCGAGGCCTGTGCCTGCGGCTGCCCTGTGTTGTTGGGGCCGCATACCTTCAACTTTGCCGAGGCCAGCGAGCAGGCCATCGGAGTCGGTGCGGCCTTGCGCTGCGGGGACATGGCGGATGCCGTGCAGACAGCACTTGGGCTGGTGGGGGCAGGAGCTTCAGTGCATGGTGTGGAAGTCCCCGCAGTTGGCGCAGAAGCCTCAGCCATCGGTGCGGATCAAGCAGCAGCCTCTGGCAACAAGCTATCCGCCATGCGCAGCGCAGCGCTGCTTTTCAGCCAGCAGCACCAGGGAGCGGCCCAGCGCATCGTGCAGGATATCCATGCGCTCGGCTGGCTGAGCACGAGGCGATAG
- a CDS encoding rhodanese-like domain-containing protein, with the protein MVAELAPAQVADWAEQMRADGLTPYVLDVREDWEREAAHVEQQAAAQGFVLLTEPMSRLGAALDRLPDDPDTPLACLCHHGVRSYHVAHFLHQQGHDAIWNITGGIDAWATVDPAIPRY; encoded by the coding sequence ATGGTTGCTGAACTGGCGCCGGCCCAGGTTGCTGACTGGGCCGAGCAGATGCGTGCCGACGGCCTGACGCCGTATGTGCTGGATGTGCGTGAAGACTGGGAACGCGAGGCCGCCCATGTCGAACAACAGGCGGCTGCCCAGGGATTCGTGCTGCTGACCGAGCCAATGTCGCGCCTGGGTGCTGCGCTCGACCGCCTGCCCGACGATCCGGACACCCCGCTGGCCTGCCTCTGCCACCATGGCGTGCGCAGCTACCATGTGGCACATTTCCTGCACCAGCAGGGGCATGATGCGATCTGGAACATCACGGGCGGGATTGATGCGTGGGCGACGGTGGATCCGGCAATTCCCCGCTACTGA
- a CDS encoding protein-L-isoaspartate O-methyltransferase family protein: MNIEQARFNMIQQQIRPWNVLDDQVLELMEEVKREDFCPPEHRDLAFMDLEVPIGHGQVMLAPRVQARLVQDLQLKPTDKVLQIGTGTGYMTALLARRSQQVLAFETRAELVKQTVDNLRNAGITNVDVRHGDGLAGALANGPFDAIVLCGSVPAIPHELQDKLSNGGRLIAVVGHEPMMHVNLVTRVNSGTFDTTKPWDVIIPRLEGFPETPRFRF; this comes from the coding sequence ATGAACATCGAACAAGCCCGTTTCAACATGATCCAGCAGCAAATCCGCCCCTGGAACGTGCTGGATGACCAGGTTCTGGAACTGATGGAAGAGGTCAAGCGGGAAGATTTCTGTCCGCCCGAACACCGTGACCTGGCCTTCATGGATCTGGAAGTGCCGATCGGCCACGGTCAGGTGATGCTGGCCCCGCGCGTGCAGGCGCGTCTGGTGCAGGATCTGCAACTCAAGCCCACCGACAAGGTGCTGCAGATCGGTACCGGCACCGGCTACATGACGGCTCTGCTGGCCCGTCGCAGCCAGCAGGTGCTGGCCTTCGAAACCCGTGCCGAACTGGTCAAGCAGACGGTGGACAACCTGCGCAATGCCGGCATCACCAACGTGGACGTGCGCCATGGCGATGGCCTGGCCGGTGCCTTGGCCAACGGCCCCTTCGATGCCATCGTGCTGTGCGGTTCCGTCCCTGCCATCCCGCATGAACTGCAGGACAAACTCAGCAACGGCGGCCGCCTGATCGCCGTGGTCGGCCACGAGCCGATGATGCACGTCAACCTCGTCACGCGCGTCAACTCCGGCACCTTCGACACCACCAAGCCTTGGGACGTGATCATTCCGCGTCTGGAAGGCTTCCCCGAAACGCCGCGTTTCCGCTTCTGA
- a CDS encoding phospholipid:lipid A palmitoyltransferase has protein sequence MNRFVLTCLLCMLPAAAHADSLLQRAAGAVSSRWAETGGERGKVDLYLPLYAWHNRSVYSPEERALLSERPLGLGVGGSALTPDGSSHYSFYALAFRDSEGDVQPIAGYLQTWRMQSGGLFAGLGYTAFVTARRHFHRYLPFPGVLPVVELGYGDFSLYATYIPGGRTDGRRYGNIAFVMGRYAF, from the coding sequence ATGAACCGATTTGTCCTGACCTGCCTGCTGTGCATGCTGCCTGCTGCGGCGCACGCCGACTCCCTGCTGCAACGCGCAGCCGGGGCCGTATCCAGCCGTTGGGCCGAAACGGGCGGCGAGCGGGGCAAGGTGGATCTGTACCTGCCGCTCTACGCCTGGCACAACCGCAGCGTGTACAGCCCGGAGGAGCGGGCGCTGCTGAGCGAACGACCGCTGGGCCTGGGCGTGGGTGGCAGCGCCCTGACGCCGGACGGTTCCAGCCATTACAGCTTCTATGCCCTGGCCTTCCGCGATTCCGAGGGCGATGTGCAGCCCATCGCAGGCTATCTTCAGACCTGGCGCATGCAGTCTGGCGGGCTGTTCGCCGGCCTGGGCTACACCGCCTTCGTCACCGCACGCAGGCACTTCCATCGCTACCTGCCGTTTCCCGGCGTGCTTCCGGTGGTGGAGCTGGGCTATGGCGATTTCTCGCTGTATGCGACCTATATCCCTGGCGGCAGGACCGATGGGCGGCGCTATGGCAATATCGCGTTTGTAATGGGCCGATACGCATTCTGA
- the msrA gene encoding peptide-methionine (S)-S-oxide reductase MsrA, producing MAEQTQQVPETSVIWLAGGCFWCMEAVFQQVRGVLSVENGYANGDGRTVDYEAVCSGTTGYAEVVRLEFDPREIALEQILAIFFTVHDPTSLNRQGADVGTQYRSGIYCASEAQLNEVRAWVELARRHYDRPVVTELALVQDYQRAEDYHQDYFNQHPHQGYCAMVVAPKVEKFRQVFAGWQR from the coding sequence ATGGCAGAGCAAACGCAACAAGTTCCGGAAACCTCGGTGATCTGGCTGGCTGGCGGCTGCTTCTGGTGCATGGAAGCGGTATTCCAGCAGGTGCGTGGCGTGTTGTCCGTGGAGAACGGCTACGCCAATGGCGACGGTCGAACGGTGGACTACGAGGCGGTATGCAGCGGCACCACTGGCTACGCCGAAGTGGTGCGGCTGGAGTTCGACCCGCGCGAGATTGCGCTGGAACAGATCCTGGCGATCTTCTTCACCGTGCATGATCCCACCAGCCTGAACCGGCAGGGTGCGGACGTCGGTACGCAATACCGCAGCGGTATCTACTGCGCCAGCGAAGCACAGTTGAACGAGGTCCGGGCCTGGGTGGAGCTGGCGCGCAGGCATTACGACCGTCCGGTCGTGACCGAACTCGCGCTGGTTCAGGATTACCAGCGCGCGGAAGACTATCACCAGGACTATTTCAACCAGCATCCCCACCAGGGCTATTGCGCCATGGTGGTGGCGCCCAAGGTGGAAAAATTCCGGCAGGTGTTTGCCGGCTGGCAGCGCTAG